A region of Arabidopsis thaliana chromosome 5, partial sequence DNA encodes the following proteins:
- a CDS encoding uncharacterized protein (unknown protein; INVOLVED IN: biological_process unknown; LOCATED IN: chloroplast; BEST Arabidopsis thaliana protein match is: unknown protein (TAIR:AT2G38450.1); Has 35333 Blast hits to 34131 proteins in 2444 species: Archae - 798; Bacteria - 22429; Metazoa - 974; Fungi - 991; Plants - 531; Viruses - 0; Other Eukaryotes - 9610 (source: NCBI BLink).), whose protein sequence is MGKSMVRFAEFAIRLSSENPTRPHRPSPSPRNKVFVKKTTRDTTSHLDYSNLVKLEKAGSHSGSNPAPASGSDPINRVPLAQVVEDCVRRWFQDTLKEAKSGDVGMQVLVGQMYCSGYGIPKDENKGRAWINKASRTRSSAWQVSDKPPGNNI, encoded by the exons ATGGGAAAATCGATGGTCAGATTCGCAGAATTCGCCATTAGACTCTCTTCCGAGAATCCAACCAGACCACACAgaccttctccttctccacgGAACAAAGTCTTCGTCAAGAAGACGACGAGAGACACCACGTCACACCTCGATTACTCCAATCTGGTTAAGCTGGAGAAGGCGGGATCGCACTCGGGTTCGAATCCCGCTCCGGCTTCGGGTTCGGATCCTATTAACCGGGTTCCCCTCGCTCAGGTCGTCGAGGATTGCGTCAGACGCTGGTTCCAGGATACGCTCAAGGAAGCCAAATCTGGTGACGTTGGTATGCAGGTCTTGGTTGGTCAGATGTATTGCAGCGGCTATGGAATCCCTAAAGATGAAAACAAG GGTCGTGCTTGGATTAACAAAGCTTCAAGAACTAGATCATCAGCTTGGCAAGTGAGTGATAAGCCTCCAggtaataatatatga
- a CDS encoding uncharacterized protein (unknown protein; INVOLVED IN: biological_process unknown; LOCATED IN: chloroplast; BEST Arabidopsis thaliana protein match is: unknown protein (TAIR:AT2G38450.1); Has 84 Blast hits to 84 proteins in 24 species: Archae - 0; Bacteria - 8; Metazoa - 0; Fungi - 0; Plants - 73; Viruses - 0; Other Eukaryotes - 3 (source: NCBI BLink).), with product MGKSMVRFAEFAIRLSSENPTRPHRPSPSPRNKVFVKKTTRDTTSHLDYSNLVKLEKAGSHSGSNPAPASGSDPINRVPLAQVVEDCVRRWFQDTLKEAKSGDVGMQVLVGQMYCSGYGIPKDENKGRAWINKASRTRSSAWQVSDKPPGYNASDSDSNDKKD from the exons ATGGGAAAATCGATGGTCAGATTCGCAGAATTCGCCATTAGACTCTCTTCCGAGAATCCAACCAGACCACACAgaccttctccttctccacgGAACAAAGTCTTCGTCAAGAAGACGACGAGAGACACCACGTCACACCTCGATTACTCCAATCTGGTTAAGCTGGAGAAGGCGGGATCGCACTCGGGTTCGAATCCCGCTCCGGCTTCGGGTTCGGATCCTATTAACCGGGTTCCCCTCGCTCAGGTCGTCGAGGATTGCGTCAGACGCTGGTTCCAGGATACGCTCAAGGAAGCCAAATCTGGTGACGTTGGTATGCAGGTCTTGGTTGGTCAGATGTATTGCAGCGGCTATGGAATCCCTAAAGATGAAAACAAG GGTCGTGCTTGGATTAACAAAGCTTCAAGAACTAGATCATCAGCTTGGCAAGTGAGTGATAAGCCTCCAg GGTATAATGCAAGCGATTCAGATTCCAATGATAAGAAAGATTGA
- a CDS encoding PLAC8 family protein (PLAC8 family protein; FUNCTIONS IN: molecular_function unknown; INVOLVED IN: biological_process unknown; LOCATED IN: chloroplast; EXPRESSED IN: 15 plant structures; EXPRESSED DURING: 6 growth stages; CONTAINS InterPro DOMAIN/s: Protein of unknown function Cys-rich (InterPro:IPR006461), Protein of unknown function DUF2985 (InterPro:IPR021369); BEST Arabidopsis thaliana protein match is: PLAC8 family protein (TAIR:AT3G10980.1); Has 1807 Blast hits to 1807 proteins in 277 species: Archae - 0; Bacteria - 0; Metazoa - 736; Fungi - 347; Plants - 385; Viruses - 0; Other Eukaryotes - 339 (source: NCBI BLink).), protein MGSVDEVEISKTRVSCPPALSTSHKILISEEKPRRWSESSLPDVSNRIKLLKFGSPSARLKRMAEERDEVSRSVNSSSSSSHDVVSSRKIEWACLMKMGKQWLQNPLNMVMFLWIFVVAVSGAILFMVMTGMLNHALPKKSQRDVWFEVNNQILNALFTLMCLYQHPKRFYHLVLLCRWKQDDVTTLRKIFCKNGTYKPNEWIHMMVVVLLLHLNCFAQYALCGLNLGYRRSERPAIGVAICISFAIAAPTAAGLYTILSPLGKDYDPQGDEENQVQAVGEGPVSNRKLSLERRYSFASNDVSNPEWREGVLDIWEDISLAYLSLFCTFCLFGWNMERIGFGNMYVHIATFVLFCLAPFFIFNLAAINIDNEMVRDALGYTGIVLCLFGLLYGGFWRIQMRKRFKLPGYNICCGRPAIADCTLWLFCCWCSLAQEVRTANSYEIVEDKFCKRREENSKIDDEVVVSALPREDGVFDPSCLPKKMTTTMIASSTLSPSRQKDETCLGEKGDEALSPPSPPFIHREAS, encoded by the coding sequence ATGGGTTCAGTTGATGAGGTTGAGATATCTAAGACTAGGGTTTCATGTCCTCCTGCTCTCTCAACATCTCATAAGATTCTCATCAGTGAAGAGAAACCTAGGAGATGGTCCGAGAGTTCGTTGCCTGATGTCTCTAATAGGATTAAgcttttgaaatttggttCCCCTTCTGCTAGACTCAAGAGAATGGCTGAGGAAAGAGATGAAGTTTCACGCTCTGTCAACAGCTCAAGCTCTAGCAGCCACGATGTGGTGTCTTCCCGGAAAATCGAGTGggcttgtttgatgaaaatGGGTAAGCAATGGCTACAGAACCCGTTGAACatggttatgtttttgtggATCTTTGTGGTTGCTGTCTCCGGTGCGATTCTATTCATGGTTATGACTGGTATGTTGAACCATGCTTTGCCCAAGAAATCACAGAGAGATGTCTGGTTTGAAGTTAACAACCAAATCCTCAACGCATTGTTTACTCTGATGTGTCTGTATCAACACCCGAAACGGTTTTACCACCTTGTGCTTCTCTGTAGATGGAAGCAAGACGATGTTACAACGCTTAGGAAGATATTCTGCAAGAACGGGACTTACAAGCCAAACGAATGGATACACATGATGGTTGTTGTTCTTTTGCTTCACTTGAACTGTTTTGCTCAGTATGCGCTTTGCGGTCTTAACTTAGGCTATAGAAGATCCGAGAGACCTGCCATTGGTGTAGCTATATGTATATCTTTTGCAATAGCAGCTCCTACGGCTGCGGGTTTGTACACTATTCTTAGTCCACTTGGGAAAGATTATGATCCTCAAGGAGATGAGGAGAATCAAGTGCAGGCTGTGGGAGAAGGACCGGTTAGTAATCGCAAGTTATCTCTTGAAAGGAGATATTCATTTGCTTCTAATGATGTGAGTAATCCTGAATGGAGAGAGGGAGTTCTTGACATATGGGAAGATATTTCATTGGcttatctctctctgttctgcactttttgtttgtttggttggAACATGGAGAGGATTGGGTTTGGGAATATGTATGTGCACATTGCGACTTTTGTTCTCTTCTGTTTAGCTCCTTTCTTTATATTCAACTTGGCTGCTATAAACATTGATAACGAGATGGTAAGGGATGCACTTGGATATACTGGGATTGTGCTTTGCTTGTTTGGTTTGCTCTATGGTGGTTTTTGGAGAATACAGATGAGGAAAAGATTCAAGTTGCCGGGCTATAACATCTGTTGCGGGAGACCCGCGATTGCTGATTGTACACTCTGGTTGTTCTGTTGTTGGTGCTCTTTAGCTCAAGAAGTCCGGACCGCGAATTCTTATGAAATAGTGGAGGATAAATTttgcaaaagaagagaagaaaatagtaAGATTGATGATGAGGTTGTCGTATCTGCATTGCCTCGTGAAGACGGTGTGTTTGATCCGAGTTGCTTGCCTAAGAAGATGACCACGACGATGATAGCTAGCTCTACTCTTAGCCCGAGCAGACAGAAAGATGAAACTTGCTTGGGAGAGAAAGGTGATGAAGCTCTAAGTCCACCTTCTCCTCCATTCATACACAGAGAAGCTAGTTAG